From the Aspergillus puulaauensis MK2 DNA, chromosome 1, nearly complete sequence genome, the window aAACTCATCGGGATCGACGCTGATAAAACACCATATAGGAAAAGCCGAAAGGGTCGGGAGTCGGTCTGACTTGTTCCCCACGCATCGATGATCTGGAATTCTCGAACGGTCTGTCCAATGTCACGAGCACCGTTGGATTTTGCAAACGGGCTCCAGTGACATGGTCATGCAGTCGGCCTGGGTCCGATTGATGTGTATGGCAGGCAGATAAGGTGGGGCCCCCGCCTGAGCCAGTCTCGACCATCCAATTTTCAGATCTACTGAGCGAACTCCTGCTCATagtccttgatggcctggaCCTTAGGGGCAGAGGAGCTGTTGGGGTCGAACTTGTAGGTCACCCACTCGTTGGCGAGGCGCTTGGCCAGCTCAAGGCCGATAACGCGCTGGCCGAAGCAGAGAACCTGGGCGTCATTGCTGAGGATGGCGCGCTCAACGGAGAAAGAGTCGTGGGCAGTCACAGCACGGATACCGCGCACTTTGTTGGCGGAAATGGCAACTCCCAGGCCCGTGCCGCAGATGAAGAGACCACGGTCAGCCTTGCCATCTCGGATGAGTTTGGCACCCTCGACGGCAGGGTGAGGGTAGGCGGTCTTGTCAGAGGTAGAGTTGACA encodes:
- a CDS encoding RpiB/LacA/LacB family sugar-phosphate isomerase (COG:G;~EggNog:ENOG410PP11;~InterPro:IPR003500,IPR011860,IPR036569;~PFAM:PF02502;~go_function: GO:0016853 - isomerase activity [Evidence IEA];~go_process: GO:0005975 - carbohydrate metabolic process [Evidence IEA]), giving the protein MSQSLRIVFAADEAGQPYKDTLKSILEKNPNVSEVLDVGVNSTSDKTAYPHPAVEGAKLIRDGKADRGLFICGTGLGVAISANKVRGIRAVTAHDSFSVERAILSNDAQVLCFGQRVIGLELAKRLANEWVTYKFDPNSSSAPKVQAIKDYEQEFAQ